A section of the Longibacter salinarum genome encodes:
- a CDS encoding ABC transporter ATP-binding protein, with the protein MLVLDSVTKQYGQHEPVIESMSHTFEPGTLTMLVGPNGAGKTTLLRMLSVLAYPTAGEVRYDDLNVHDSPYRYLQHVGVVHAEAGLPEHLTAVELLEWVARSRNTWSANGTDQVSGLLDRLRLDERRANLLGTYSSGMLKKVQIGAAFIARPKVLLMDEPLRSLDRATTDATIDMVEEFVSDGGIGIVASHLDSELRDLATEIVTMGEPE; encoded by the coding sequence ATGCTCGTCCTCGACTCCGTCACGAAGCAGTACGGCCAGCACGAGCCCGTCATCGAATCGATGTCGCACACGTTCGAACCCGGCACGCTGACGATGCTCGTCGGGCCGAACGGAGCCGGCAAGACGACGCTGCTACGGATGCTTTCGGTGCTCGCCTACCCGACGGCCGGTGAGGTCCGGTACGACGACCTGAACGTCCACGACTCCCCCTACCGTTACCTGCAGCACGTCGGCGTCGTCCATGCCGAGGCCGGCCTTCCGGAGCACCTGACGGCCGTGGAGCTGCTGGAATGGGTCGCCCGCAGCCGCAATACGTGGAGCGCGAACGGTACCGACCAGGTCAGCGGCCTTCTCGATCGGCTTCGTCTCGACGAGCGGCGTGCCAACCTCCTCGGCACGTACTCGAGCGGAATGCTCAAGAAGGTCCAGATCGGTGCCGCATTCATCGCTCGCCCGAAGGTTCTTTTGATGGACGAACCGCTGCGCTCGCTCGACCGCGCCACCACCGACGCGACGATCGACATGGTTGAAGAGTTCGTCTCCGACGGCGGCATCGGAATCGTGGCCTCGCATCTCGACAGTGAGCTGCGCGACCTCGCGACAGAGATCGTGACGATGGGTGAGCCCGAGTAA
- a CDS encoding alkene reductase encodes MSSPLFRSLQAGDLSLPHRVLMAPLTRNRAGEGNVPGEMNAEYYRQRASAGVIITEATQVTPRGQGYPRTPGIHSDEQVEGWKLVTDAVHKEDGRIVLQLWHVGRISHSSFHGGEKPVAPSAIAAEGETLTANMEMKPFETPHALETDEVEQVVEQYRRGAARAREAGFDGVEIHGANGYLIDQFLRSGSNQRTDRYGGSVENRVRFLKEVIEAVVGEWGEGRVGLRLSPLASFNSMSDDTPVETFTAAAQAAQDAGLAYLHLVEPSEPKPPINGEDEVKAVFTAIRETYEGVLVGNGNYDVEGAEEAIESGYAQAIAFGRAFLANPDLPRRLREGLSLNEPDPDTFYNGGEKGYTDYPTWNEIQNGQADQDTLDRLADLEARG; translated from the coding sequence ATGTCATCCCCTCTCTTTCGTTCGCTCCAAGCTGGTGACCTTTCCCTTCCGCATCGTGTGTTGATGGCGCCTCTGACCCGGAATCGTGCGGGGGAAGGCAACGTGCCGGGAGAAATGAACGCCGAGTACTACCGGCAGCGTGCCTCTGCCGGCGTTATCATCACGGAGGCGACGCAGGTCACGCCCCGGGGGCAGGGATACCCGCGCACGCCAGGCATTCACAGCGACGAGCAGGTGGAGGGCTGGAAGCTTGTCACGGATGCTGTGCACAAAGAAGACGGGCGCATCGTGCTCCAGTTGTGGCACGTCGGGCGGATCTCGCATTCGTCCTTCCACGGTGGAGAGAAGCCGGTTGCACCGTCGGCCATCGCGGCCGAGGGCGAGACGCTCACGGCCAACATGGAGATGAAGCCGTTCGAGACGCCGCACGCGCTTGAGACCGACGAGGTTGAGCAGGTGGTCGAACAGTATCGCCGGGGAGCCGCACGGGCTCGCGAGGCTGGATTCGACGGCGTCGAAATTCACGGGGCGAATGGATACTTGATCGATCAGTTCTTGCGCTCCGGCTCGAATCAGCGAACGGACCGGTACGGCGGATCGGTCGAAAACCGGGTTCGTTTCCTGAAAGAGGTCATTGAGGCGGTCGTCGGCGAATGGGGCGAAGGTCGAGTAGGACTCCGGCTCTCGCCGCTTGCCAGCTTCAACTCGATGTCGGACGACACGCCGGTAGAAACCTTCACCGCGGCCGCACAGGCGGCACAGGACGCGGGCCTCGCGTATCTCCACCTCGTGGAGCCGTCCGAGCCGAAGCCTCCCATCAACGGTGAGGACGAGGTCAAGGCTGTCTTCACTGCCATCCGCGAGACGTATGAAGGCGTCCTCGTTGGAAACGGAAACTACGATGTCGAGGGCGCAGAGGAGGCTATTGAATCCGGCTACGCTCAGGCCATCGCATTCGGCCGTGCGTTCCTCGCCAATCCGGATCTCCCGCGCCGACTGCGCGAGGGGCTTTCGCTCAACGAACCAGATCCAGACACCTTCTACAATGGAGGCGAGAAAGGATACACCGATTATCCGACGTGGAATGAAATCCAGAACGGACAGGCGGATCAGGATACGCTCGATCGACTCGCCGACCTGGAAGCTCGTGGATGA
- a CDS encoding sensor histidine kinase, with product MSVCAAPVVFGRSAGGGHRFALAGILFVMLITTGFGTAFGQSASERVFPQGLPHPVVHYDPDDTPAERQVWDIAQDSSRVVYVAGSHRGVQAFDGEHWLTIPIDSTEEGAAVGTARVVTQGHDGRMYVGSNDDIGVLEPDDRGVLRFRSLLPNLRASDRSPDSDGTGTVWFAGATDTYTYFQTQRAIYRWDGDALDVWRSDGTFHTAHLVDGRLFVRDFDRGLLELVGGILRPVSGGNAFQNRSIHFLALHPSGGMMAVTGSQGAYLVSEDGAQPVSIEADSILRTTRVYAGSTIRMGRGEPLYALATLGRGVIIMDSEGAIVYHLRPGHELPDGVVNAIHPGMQGEIWIGFNNEGVMRLGGLSRVKYYGERSGLRGQIEAIASHRGELYVGTGSGLFRMRKQVENALPLESTPFERVAGSSVVNGLTTTKWGLLVDDLSRAWMLGSDDEQIDILRRNMQTALLPSSHPDQLLLATMRGGLVIAENKGQTWSTSYAENADASIHSLAEYDGEIWAAVDPGTILRFRIDEGPEISAVRHMSLDPTTAVEGFAFTVVENNLLLVSRSGIYRWNEESGRFVQEHSLVPGDSKPVRTFRYVSDQKRAWLVAGERLYAGTIPEGDSIRLDAFEWTPVSGLSFPGNETVRLREASSGGLWIGRGDDLLFYDPQDPASSDEAPPVLVRRVVAGSEKTVVRGSRADRSAPLSLSHSMNSPVIQFAAPNFDAESPPLYRTRLIGRNAEWSDWSRRAEIGYPRLRERVYQFEIQARTVDGVTSTSSRLEFIVAPPWYRTTAAYVAYLLIIAGLAVSIWRYRVAVRRRRRAEERTSKTEAQLQAEQQVTQSLTRANERLRELNRMKEYFLANTSHELRTPLTNIIGFAQVLQDDVPHGVAMYLKLIEKNGYRLLHTLNAVLDLAGLRSGTIRPVQKWVDLRTPVNTVVTELSPNAEQKTLGFNVSIPDDKLYAYVDPHFVERIVHHLVDNAIKFTEEGNVGVELWRDDAEVGITVRDTGIGIDPAFMPNLFVGFEQQSRGMARAYEGSGIGLAVAGQLVDVMNGRIVVDSVEGEGSSFHVSFPRQDPKRERDEPPTAPQGRASSSASTRSRVAGE from the coding sequence ATGTCCGTATGTGCTGCTCCGGTCGTGTTTGGGCGAAGCGCCGGCGGGGGACATCGGTTTGCACTGGCGGGAATCCTCTTCGTGATGCTCATCACAACGGGGTTTGGCACTGCATTCGGCCAGTCGGCATCGGAACGCGTCTTTCCGCAGGGACTTCCCCATCCGGTCGTCCACTACGATCCGGACGATACGCCCGCCGAGCGGCAGGTGTGGGACATCGCGCAGGATTCCAGCCGGGTGGTGTACGTCGCGGGGAGCCATCGCGGGGTCCAGGCATTTGACGGCGAGCACTGGTTGACCATCCCGATCGACTCAACGGAGGAGGGAGCGGCCGTCGGCACTGCTAGGGTGGTGACGCAGGGACACGACGGCCGGATGTACGTCGGCTCGAATGATGACATCGGCGTGCTGGAGCCGGATGATCGCGGCGTCCTGCGCTTTCGCTCGCTACTTCCGAATCTCCGTGCATCCGATCGTTCGCCTGACTCGGATGGGACCGGCACCGTGTGGTTTGCAGGCGCGACTGACACGTACACGTACTTTCAGACGCAGCGGGCCATTTATCGATGGGATGGCGACGCGCTGGACGTCTGGCGAAGCGACGGCACCTTTCACACGGCCCATCTGGTAGACGGTAGGCTCTTCGTTCGTGACTTCGATCGAGGGCTCCTTGAGCTTGTTGGTGGTATCCTCCGCCCCGTTTCTGGCGGGAATGCGTTCCAAAACCGGTCCATCCATTTCCTTGCGCTTCATCCGAGTGGTGGGATGATGGCGGTGACGGGGTCACAGGGCGCATATCTGGTCAGTGAGGACGGGGCACAGCCTGTATCGATCGAGGCCGACTCGATCCTGCGCACGACGCGTGTCTACGCCGGATCCACCATCCGCATGGGGCGGGGAGAGCCCCTCTACGCGCTCGCCACCCTCGGTCGCGGCGTCATTATCATGGATTCGGAGGGGGCGATCGTGTACCACCTCCGGCCCGGGCACGAGCTTCCTGACGGCGTGGTGAACGCGATTCATCCGGGGATGCAAGGTGAAATCTGGATCGGTTTCAACAACGAGGGAGTGATGCGGCTCGGGGGGCTATCCCGCGTCAAATATTATGGCGAACGATCGGGGCTCCGCGGTCAGATTGAGGCCATCGCATCCCATCGCGGCGAGCTGTACGTGGGTACGGGATCGGGCCTGTTTCGCATGCGAAAACAAGTCGAGAACGCTCTCCCGCTCGAGTCGACTCCGTTTGAGCGCGTGGCCGGTTCGTCCGTCGTAAACGGGCTGACGACGACAAAATGGGGACTCCTGGTCGACGATCTATCACGGGCGTGGATGCTCGGCTCCGACGATGAGCAGATCGACATTCTTCGACGGAATATGCAGACCGCGCTCTTACCCTCAAGCCATCCGGACCAGCTCCTCCTGGCGACCATGCGAGGAGGATTGGTTATTGCCGAAAACAAGGGCCAGACGTGGTCCACTTCGTACGCAGAGAACGCCGACGCCTCGATTCACAGCCTGGCGGAGTATGACGGAGAAATATGGGCGGCCGTCGATCCAGGCACGATTCTTCGATTTCGGATTGATGAAGGGCCTGAGATCAGTGCGGTCCGCCATATGTCCCTGGATCCGACGACGGCGGTCGAGGGCTTTGCGTTCACCGTCGTTGAAAACAATTTACTGCTGGTGTCCCGGTCGGGGATTTATCGGTGGAATGAGGAATCGGGTAGGTTCGTGCAAGAGCACTCGCTCGTGCCAGGAGACAGCAAACCGGTTCGGACATTTCGGTATGTTTCTGACCAAAAGAGAGCATGGCTCGTCGCAGGAGAGCGGTTGTATGCCGGCACTATACCCGAGGGCGACTCAATTCGGCTTGATGCTTTCGAATGGACCCCGGTTTCAGGTCTAAGCTTTCCGGGAAACGAAACGGTGCGTCTCCGCGAGGCATCGTCCGGGGGACTCTGGATTGGCCGCGGAGATGACCTGCTCTTTTACGACCCACAGGATCCAGCCTCTTCTGATGAGGCGCCTCCCGTGTTGGTTCGTCGAGTCGTTGCCGGATCGGAGAAAACCGTCGTACGAGGCAGTCGTGCTGATCGGAGTGCCCCTCTATCGCTTTCGCATTCCATGAACAGTCCCGTCATCCAGTTCGCTGCGCCTAACTTTGATGCCGAGTCGCCTCCGCTCTATCGCACCCGACTCATCGGGCGAAACGCCGAATGGTCCGACTGGTCCCGACGCGCGGAGATCGGCTATCCCCGGCTTCGCGAACGGGTATACCAGTTTGAAATCCAGGCCCGCACCGTGGACGGCGTCACGAGTACATCCTCTCGGCTGGAGTTTATCGTCGCGCCGCCGTGGTATCGTACGACCGCAGCCTACGTGGCGTATCTGCTGATCATCGCGGGACTCGCTGTGTCAATCTGGCGATATCGGGTGGCCGTGCGACGCCGACGCCGAGCCGAGGAGCGGACGAGCAAGACGGAGGCTCAGTTGCAGGCTGAGCAGCAAGTCACGCAGAGCCTGACGAGGGCGAACGAGCGGTTGCGCGAACTGAATCGGATGAAAGAGTACTTCCTGGCCAACACCTCGCACGAATTGCGAACGCCCCTCACGAACATAATCGGCTTTGCTCAGGTCTTGCAGGACGATGTCCCGCACGGGGTCGCGATGTACCTGAAACTAATCGAGAAGAACGGCTACCGACTTCTCCATACCCTGAACGCGGTGCTCGACCTCGCGGGTTTACGATCGGGAACGATCCGTCCCGTGCAAAAATGGGTCGATTTGCGCACACCCGTCAACACGGTGGTGACCGAACTGTCGCCGAACGCAGAGCAGAAGACCCTCGGATTCAACGTTTCGATCCCGGATGACAAGTTGTATGCGTACGTCGACCCTCACTTTGTCGAACGAATTGTCCACCACCTCGTCGATAATGCAATCAAGTTTACGGAGGAGGGCAACGTCGGGGTAGAGCTCTGGCGGGATGACGCCGAGGTGGGGATCACCGTTCGAGATACAGGGATTGGCATCGATCCAGCGTTCATGCCCAATCTGTTCGTCGGATTCGAACAGCAGTCGCGGGGGATGGCGCGGGCATATGAAGGTAGCGGAATCGGCCTCGCCGTTGCCGGACAACTCGTGGACGTGATGAACGGTCGGATCGTTGTTGACTCGGTGGAGGGAGAAGGCAGCAGCTTCCACGTTTCATTTCCTCGGCAAGACCCAAAAAGGGAGCGCGACGAGCCTCCTACCGCCCCTCAGGGCCGAGCAAGTTCAAGTGCATCCACGAGATCCCGTGTCGCAGGGGAATAA
- a CDS encoding acyl-CoA carboxylase subunit beta, translated as MSDSEPRTTTDSPSDTAPSGNGVPPDATHEELHDDLDRRRDEAKLGGGEARIQRQHDKDKLTARERIDILLDDDSFVEMGTFVRHQESDYGLEDNRPYGDGVVTGHGTIDGRLVYVFSQDFTVFGGSLGRAHADKIVRLMETAMENGAPVIGLNDSGGARIQEGVKSLGGYADIFKLNVDASGVIPQISAIMGPCAGGAVYSPAITDFTFMVEGSSYMFVTGPHVVKTVTQEEVTSDELGGARTHASKSGVSHVTCSNDVDCLLRIRKLMGYLPLNCEEDPPKQPRKQANNSLDASALDTLVPASPNKPYDMREVARHIVDDADFFEIMPDFGENLITGFSRLGGRPIGIVANQPAVLAGVLDIDASIKGARFVRFCDAFNIPLLVFEDVPGFLPGTDQEWNGIIKHGAKLLYAFCEATVPRITVITRKAYGGAYDVMNSKHIGGDINLAWPTAEIAVMGPEGAVEIIYRREIANAEDPQAKKDAFIEQYREKFANPYVAAEHGYIDDIIKPSETRERLIRGFDMLENKVVNNPRKKHGNLPL; from the coding sequence ATGAGCGATTCCGAGCCGCGTACGACGACCGATAGCCCGTCCGATACCGCCCCGTCTGGGAACGGCGTTCCGCCTGATGCCACGCATGAGGAACTTCACGATGACCTTGACCGGCGGCGGGACGAAGCAAAGCTGGGCGGAGGCGAGGCGCGCATTCAGCGTCAGCACGATAAAGACAAGCTGACCGCCCGTGAGCGCATCGACATCCTGCTCGACGACGATTCGTTCGTCGAGATGGGTACCTTCGTTCGGCACCAGGAGTCGGACTACGGACTGGAGGACAACCGCCCGTATGGCGATGGCGTCGTGACAGGCCACGGGACCATCGACGGGCGCCTCGTTTACGTCTTCAGCCAGGACTTCACGGTGTTCGGGGGCTCGCTCGGTCGCGCCCACGCCGACAAGATTGTTCGGCTGATGGAAACGGCCATGGAGAATGGCGCTCCTGTAATCGGGCTCAACGACTCTGGCGGTGCGCGCATCCAGGAAGGCGTCAAGTCGCTCGGCGGCTATGCCGACATCTTCAAGCTGAATGTTGACGCCTCGGGGGTCATCCCGCAGATTTCGGCCATCATGGGCCCGTGCGCGGGTGGTGCGGTATACAGCCCCGCGATCACGGACTTCACCTTCATGGTGGAGGGCTCCAGCTACATGTTCGTGACCGGCCCGCACGTCGTGAAAACGGTCACCCAGGAGGAGGTCACCAGCGATGAACTTGGCGGCGCCCGAACGCACGCGAGCAAGAGCGGCGTATCGCACGTGACGTGTAGCAACGACGTCGATTGCCTGCTCCGGATCCGCAAGCTGATGGGCTACCTGCCGCTCAACTGCGAGGAGGATCCGCCGAAGCAGCCACGCAAGCAGGCCAACAACTCGCTCGATGCATCCGCGCTCGATACGCTGGTCCCGGCGTCGCCGAACAAGCCGTACGACATGCGCGAGGTGGCTCGCCACATCGTCGACGACGCCGACTTCTTCGAAATCATGCCTGACTTCGGTGAGAACCTGATCACCGGCTTCTCCCGTCTCGGCGGACGTCCGATCGGTATCGTGGCCAATCAGCCGGCCGTTCTCGCTGGCGTCTTGGACATCGATGCGTCCATCAAGGGCGCACGATTCGTTCGATTCTGCGACGCGTTTAACATTCCGTTGCTCGTGTTCGAGGACGTCCCGGGATTCCTTCCGGGCACGGATCAGGAGTGGAACGGCATCATCAAGCACGGGGCGAAACTCCTGTATGCGTTCTGCGAGGCGACCGTGCCGCGCATCACCGTCATTACCCGAAAGGCATATGGTGGCGCCTACGACGTCATGAACTCCAAGCATATCGGCGGAGACATTAACCTCGCTTGGCCGACCGCCGAGATCGCCGTGATGGGACCGGAGGGGGCCGTCGAGATTATCTACCGGCGAGAAATCGCGAATGCTGAGGACCCGCAGGCGAAAAAAGATGCCTTCATCGAGCAGTATCGGGAGAAGTTTGCAAACCCGTACGTTGCAGCCGAGCATGGATACATCGACGACATCATCAAACCGAGCGAAACGCGCGAACGCCTGATCCGCGGATTCGACATGCTGGAGAACAAGGTCGTCAACAACCCGCGCAAGAAGCACGGCAACCTTCCCCTTTAA
- a CDS encoding lytic transglycosylase domain-containing protein — MTKRTLLLSIALLSLAVSAWINQSAVAPSHVNPDTAWTWMDAQTNRVVYANHPVATDSVSKQEAFRHIERLYRHQARLMSMQARGDTVKSRRVLDTAIRDLATLIRRPGLAHQPRFQSVFQAITSEYREVYGVPDTLDLPRGSIYDLRKGVFTAVNQSDDPRLENALPSDLREMDTDVPMTVNPRVREAMAFLLKNRNLHLYPWLRRAETYFPMIEHIFAEENVPDELKYLALVESGLNPYAHSHASAGGLWQFVAETGRRYGLTIDPWVDERRDPEKATRAAARHLRDLHDMFGGDWHLALAGYNVSPARVKRELAKARRRMHREPTYWDIYDDLPEETRNYVPLFIATSIIISNPAAFDLKRVTPGPRYAFDHVPVDATMELEQVAQLAEADVQTVRALNPELRADRVPPSDEPYYIRLPYGSYPTFKSNFDALSEAERTSHLKHAVQTGETAGHIAKRYHVSRPSLLQANNVHPAEIEVGRMLTVPAAKYLGNSEIVSSADARPIRVRYGSRATRPIAVPALPTADAKDSKHKAASGQLASTR, encoded by the coding sequence ATGACAAAGCGAACGTTACTGCTTTCAATTGCACTTCTTAGCCTCGCTGTCTCCGCGTGGATCAATCAATCCGCCGTGGCTCCGTCGCACGTCAACCCGGACACAGCGTGGACGTGGATGGATGCACAGACCAATCGGGTCGTGTATGCCAATCATCCGGTCGCTACCGATTCGGTCTCCAAGCAGGAGGCATTTCGTCATATCGAACGCCTGTACCGCCACCAGGCTCGACTGATGTCAATGCAGGCTCGTGGCGACACAGTGAAAAGCCGTCGGGTGCTGGATACGGCCATTCGTGACCTGGCCACATTGATCCGCCGTCCCGGTCTCGCTCATCAGCCCCGGTTCCAGAGCGTCTTCCAGGCCATTACGTCAGAATATCGGGAGGTGTACGGTGTCCCTGATACGCTCGATCTGCCGCGCGGAAGCATTTACGACCTGCGCAAAGGTGTTTTTACGGCAGTCAACCAGTCCGACGACCCGCGTCTGGAGAATGCCCTCCCGTCGGACCTTCGCGAGATGGATACCGACGTTCCGATGACCGTGAACCCACGGGTGAGGGAGGCAATGGCCTTCCTGTTGAAGAATCGGAATTTGCATCTGTATCCGTGGCTTCGCCGGGCGGAGACGTACTTTCCGATGATCGAACACATCTTTGCGGAGGAGAATGTCCCGGATGAACTGAAATATCTCGCGCTGGTCGAGAGTGGTCTGAACCCGTACGCGCATAGTCATGCGAGCGCCGGTGGACTCTGGCAGTTCGTTGCGGAAACGGGCCGGCGTTACGGTCTCACGATCGATCCGTGGGTCGACGAACGTCGCGATCCGGAAAAGGCAACGCGCGCTGCTGCTCGACACCTCCGAGATCTGCATGACATGTTTGGAGGTGACTGGCATCTGGCGCTTGCCGGCTACAACGTGAGTCCAGCCCGGGTGAAGCGCGAGCTGGCGAAAGCGCGCCGCCGAATGCATCGTGAACCGACGTACTGGGACATTTACGATGACCTGCCGGAGGAGACGCGGAATTACGTCCCGCTCTTCATCGCGACATCGATCATCATCTCCAATCCGGCTGCCTTTGACCTGAAGCGTGTTACGCCGGGGCCTCGCTATGCCTTCGACCACGTGCCGGTGGATGCGACGATGGAGCTTGAGCAGGTTGCCCAGCTCGCGGAGGCCGATGTGCAGACCGTTCGCGCCCTGAACCCGGAGCTCCGGGCCGACCGCGTTCCGCCTTCAGACGAGCCGTACTACATTCGATTGCCCTACGGGAGCTATCCGACGTTCAAGAGCAACTTCGATGCTCTCTCGGAAGCAGAGCGCACCTCCCACCTGAAACATGCGGTTCAGACGGGAGAAACCGCGGGGCACATTGCGAAACGGTATCATGTGAGTCGGCCGTCGTTGCTGCAGGCCAATAACGTGCACCCCGCCGAGATTGAGGTGGGACGTATGCTTACGGTGCCTGCGGCGAAGTATCTCGGCAACAGCGAGATCGTCTCCAGTGCCGACGCCCGACCGATTCGCGTTCG
- a CDS encoding TetR/AcrR family transcriptional regulator, whose translation MPRTKEFDPDAVLDRAMCQFWEEGYERTSVQDLVEATGLSRSSLYETFGNKHELYLAALDRYRDRETKQLVERLEDGSSPLSCIRSVFEDARSACAGDDGRGCFVVNATVERARCDEDIGRRTAASLQGMENAFAMAVRRGQTADEVDASLDPVAAGRFLANAYRGIHVTSQLRPDRAVLDDVIDATLSVLTPS comes from the coding sequence ATGCCGCGCACCAAAGAGTTCGACCCTGACGCTGTGCTTGATCGTGCGATGTGCCAGTTCTGGGAAGAAGGGTATGAGCGGACCAGCGTTCAGGATCTCGTAGAAGCGACAGGACTCAGTCGGTCCAGTCTGTACGAAACGTTTGGTAACAAGCACGAGCTGTACCTGGCAGCCCTAGATCGGTATCGGGACCGGGAGACCAAGCAGCTCGTGGAACGGCTTGAGGACGGCTCGTCGCCTCTGTCGTGCATTCGAAGCGTGTTTGAAGACGCACGGTCTGCCTGTGCAGGGGATGATGGGCGAGGCTGCTTCGTCGTCAATGCGACGGTCGAGCGCGCCCGGTGCGACGAAGACATCGGGCGGCGCACCGCGGCGAGTCTGCAGGGGATGGAGAATGCCTTCGCCATGGCGGTGCGGAGGGGACAAACAGCCGACGAAGTTGACGCCTCCCTCGACCCGGTCGCGGCGGGGCGGTTCCTCGCCAACGCATATCGTGGGATTCACGTTACATCGCAGCTTCGCCCCGACCGCGCCGTCCTCGACGACGTGATCGATGCCACGCTGTCGGTGCTGACTCCGTCGTGA
- a CDS encoding type 1 glutamine amidotransferase domain-containing protein, with translation MSTSSSTPSILMVLTSHDSLGDTGNKTGFWLEELAAPYYAFVDAGANVTLASPAGGRPPLDPTSDEEDAQTEATERFKADTEAQNRLDKTKRLDRIDPSDYDAVFFPGGHGPMWDLATSDTAATLLSSFFDNDKPIGAVCHGPAVFTSLSEQDARKYLGDKTLTAFTNTEEAAVGLADVVPFSLADELREVSAGFEHGKNWESFVIMDGNLVTGQNPASSAPAAHALLEVLGVKAKQ, from the coding sequence ATGAGCACATCTTCGTCAACTCCATCGATCCTGATGGTTCTTACGTCGCACGATTCGCTCGGCGACACCGGTAACAAGACCGGATTCTGGCTTGAAGAACTCGCCGCACCGTACTACGCATTCGTCGATGCAGGCGCGAACGTGACGCTGGCCTCCCCGGCGGGCGGACGTCCTCCGCTCGATCCGACGTCCGACGAGGAAGATGCCCAGACGGAAGCGACGGAACGGTTCAAGGCCGACACGGAGGCGCAGAACCGACTCGATAAAACAAAGCGACTCGACCGCATCGATCCGTCCGATTACGACGCTGTGTTCTTTCCTGGCGGGCATGGCCCGATGTGGGATCTGGCGACGAGCGACACGGCCGCAACCCTCCTCTCCAGCTTCTTCGACAACGACAAACCGATCGGCGCTGTCTGCCACGGCCCGGCGGTCTTCACCAGCCTGTCGGAGCAGGATGCGCGGAAATACCTCGGCGACAAGACGCTGACAGCCTTTACCAATACTGAGGAAGCGGCAGTCGGTCTCGCCGACGTCGTTCCGTTCTCCCTTGCCGACGAGCTTCGAGAGGTCAGCGCGGGCTTCGAACACGGCAAGAACTGGGAGTCGTTCGTCATCATGGACGGCAACCTCGTGACCGGACAAAACCCCGCATCGTCGGCGCCCGCAGCCCACGCACTCCTCGAGGTACTCGGTGTGAAAGCGAAACAGTAG